The Canis aureus isolate CA01 chromosome 24, VMU_Caureus_v.1.0, whole genome shotgun sequence genome includes a window with the following:
- the LOC144296574 gene encoding olfactory receptor 9S13-like, with translation MPSHSNGNLSMAYFQDFVLEGFGGGLETQALLFAVFLALYMVTVLGNIIMIIVITLDARLHSPMYFFLKNLSFVDLCYSSVIAPNALANFFSSSKVITFAGCATQFFFLSLLATTEGFLLGVMAYDRFMAICSPLRYPSTMCQSACTRLVLGAYCGGCFNSVVQTSFTFHLPFCSSNRINHFFCDVPPLLQIACGNTAISELLMFGICGFMIVGLALVILISYGYIIATILRMQSGAGRRKIFSTCGSHMTVVTLFFGTLFVMYAQPGAIESMEQGKVVSVFYTLVIPMLNPLIYSLRNKDVKEAVQRLGQKHMTM, from the coding sequence ATGCCATCCCACAGTAATGGAAACCTCTCCATGGcctactttcaagattttgtgcTGGAAGGATTTGGAGGTGGCCTTGAGACCCAGGCCCTGCTCTTTGCTGTGTTCCTGGCCCTGTATATGGTGACTGTACTGGGCAACATTATCATGATCATTGTTATCACCCTGGATGCCCGCCTGCACTCCCCAATGTACTTCTTCCTCAAGAACCTCTCCTTTGTGGACTTGTGCTACTCATCTGTGATCGCCCCCAATGCACTGGCCAACTTCTTCTCCTCGTCCAAGGTCATCACCTTTGCAGGATGTGccactcagtttttctttttatctctgctGGCCACAACAGAAGGCTTCCTCCTGGGTGTCATGGCCTACGACCGCTTCATGGCCATCTGTAGCCCCTTGCGCTACCCTAGCACCATGTGCCAGTCTGCCTGCACTCGCCTGGTGCTGGGCGCCTACTGTGGAGGCTGCTTCAACTCTGTTGTGCAGACAAGCTTCACATTCCACCTCCCATTCTGCAGCTCCAACCGCATCAACCACTTCTTCTGTGATGTGCCCCCTCTGCTCCAGATCGCCTGTGGCAATACGGCCATCAGTGAACTTCTCATGTTTGGCATCTGTGGGTTCATGATTGTGGGTTTGGCACTTGTGATCCTCATCTCCTATGGCTACATCATAGCTACCATCCTGAGGATGCAGTCAGGAGCTGGGAGACGCAAGATCTTCTCCACCTGTGGCTCCCACATGACTGTAGTAACTCTCTTTTTTGGGACTCTCTTTGTCATGTATGCCCAGCCAGGAGCAATTGAGTCCATGGAGCAGGGCAAGGTGGTCTCTGTCTTCTACACGCTGGTCATCCCAATGCTCAATCCTCTCATCTACAGTCTGCGAAACAAGGATGTGAAGGAGGCTGTGCAGAGGCTGGGCCAGAAACACATGACCATGTGA
- the LOC144296577 gene encoding olfactory receptor 9S13-like: MPPHSNGNLSMAYFQDFVLEGFGVGLETQALLFAVFLALYMVTVLGNILMIIVITLDARLHSPMYFFLKNLSFLDLCYSSVIAPNALANFFSSSKVITFAGCAMQFFFFSLLATTEGFLLGVMAYDRFMAICNPLRYPITMCQSACTRLVLGAYCGGCFNSVVQTSFTFHLSFCSSNRINHFFCDVPPLLQIACGNTAINELLMFGICGFMIVGLAFVILISYGYIIVTILRMQSGAGRRKIFSTCGSHMTVVTLFFGTLFVMYAQPGAIESMEQGKVVSVFYTLVIPMLNPLIYSLRNKDVKEAVQRLGQKHMTM; this comes from the coding sequence ATGCCACCTCACAGTAATGGAAACCTCTCCATGGcctactttcaagattttgtgcTGGAAGGATTTGGAGTTGGCCTTGAGACCCAGGCCCTGCTCTTTGCTGTGTTCCTGGCCCTGTATATGGTGACTGTACTGGGCAACATCCTCATGATCATTGTTATCACCCTGGATGCCCGCCTGCACTCCCCAATGTACTTCTTCCTCAAGAACCTCTCCTTCCTAGACTTGTGCTACTCATCTGTCATTGCCCCCAATGCACTGGCCAACTTCTTCTCCTCGTCCAAGGTCATCACCTTTGCAGGATGTGCcatgcagtttttctttttctccttgctgGCCACAACAGAAGGCTTCCTCCTGGGTGTCATGGCCTACGACCGCTTCATGGCCATCTGTAACCCCTTGCGCTACCCCATCACCATGTGCCAGTCTGCCTGCACTCGCCTGGTGCTGGGCGCCTACTGTGGAGGCTGCTTCAACTCTGTTGTGCAGACCAGCTTCACATTCCACCTCTCATTCTGCAGCTCCAACCGCATCAACCACTTCTTCTGTGATGTGCCCCCTCTGCTTCAGATCGCCTGTGGCAACACGGCCATCAATGAACTTCTCATGTTTGGCATCTGTGGGTTCATGATTGTGGGTTTGGCATTTGTGATCCTCATCTCCTATGGCTACATCATAGTGACCATCCTGAGGATGCAGTCAGGAGCTGGGAGACGCAAGATCTTCTCCACCTGTGGCTCCCACATGACTGTAGTAACTCTCTTTTTTGGGACTCTCTTTGTCATGTATGCCCAGCCAGGAGCAATTGAGTCCATGGAGCAGGGCAAGGTGGTCTCTGTCTTCTACACGCTGGTCATCCCAATGCTCAATCCTCTCATCTACAGTCTGCGAAACAAGGATGTGAAGGAGGCTGTGCAGAGGCTGGGCCAGAAACACATGACCATGTGA